A stretch of Pseudophryne corroboree isolate aPseCor3 chromosome 9, aPseCor3.hap2, whole genome shotgun sequence DNA encodes these proteins:
- the LOC134956994 gene encoding cyclin-dependent kinase 5 activator 1-like — protein sequence MWNGFPFSCCRKASLPDEESSTGAHRPAVLDSVTGRSGERRSLLWCFRRLMTKRRQPKAGQTDVTHLVSDSLKSSLSCVDLTNFTQATDNTFGKRSASPKCQMVRATTSELLSNLGEFICRRCDKMKNLSPTNIISWMTYIDKLLTGWEQPVGFLTPGNVVFLYMLCREVISSELDNEQELQAHMSTCLYLAFTYMGSETTYPLRPFLVESSKEAFWSRCLSVINQMSSKMLRINADLEYFTEVFNDLRAEGGQENTNMA from the coding sequence ATGTGGAACGGTTTCCCATTCTCGTGCTGCCGCAAGGCAAGCCTACCGGATGAAGAGTCATCAACTGGGGCCCATCGCCCTGCTGTCCTGGACAGCGTGACCGGAAGATCTGGTGAGAGACGATCGCTCCTCTGGTGCTTTAGACGCCTTATGACCAAACGGAGACAACCCAAAGCTGGCCAAACCGATGTCACCCACCTCGTCAGTGACAGCCTAAAGAGTTCCCTGTCGTGCGTTGACTTAACAAACTTCACCCAGGCCACAGATAATACTTTTGGGAAGAGATCTGCGTCTCCAAAATGCCAGATGGTGCGGGCAACCACCAGCGAGCTCCTGAGCAATCTTGGGGAGTTCATATGCCGGAGATGTGACAAGATGAAGAATCTGTCACCAACAAACATAATTTCATGGATGACATATATAGACAAGCTTCTCACTGGATGGGAACAGCCAGTAGGCTTTCTTACCCCAGGCAATGTCGTCTTTCTATACATGCTCTGCCGAGAAGTCATTTCATCAGAGCTGGACAACGAGCAAGAACTACAGGCACATATGTCAACATGCCTGTACCTGGCTTTCACATACATGGGCAGTGAGACCACCTACCCACTGAGGCCTTTCCTGGTCGAAAGCTCAAAGGAGGCCTTCTGGAGCCGTTGCCTCTCTGTGATTAACCAGATGAGCTCAAAGATGCTGCGCATCAATGCCGACCTTGAATATTTCACCGAGGTCTTTAATGATCTCAGAGCTGAGGGTGGACAGGAGAACACAAATATGGCTTAA